The sequence TCGGCGGCGCGATATCGCGCGTAACTGGTTGCATAGAATAATATTGACTATGCAAGTAAATCTCAAGATACTTCGCACACTGCATCCGTGGAGTGTTGCTAATCAGCACGTCGGGCGGCGGGTTGTGCAGCGGTTTTCCTGTCTAGGCAGGTAAACTTCTCACCGTCTTCCCGGCTGCCGGTTTATGAGTCCCATGAGTGACGACCTCTACGATCCCGACGAGATCCAGCTCGAATCGAGTCTCGGCTACTACCTGACCAAAGCACGCAACGTGCTGATGGACCGGATGGACCGCGCGCTCGAGCCGCTCGACCTGACTTCGCAGCAGGTCGGCGTCGTGCTGCTGCTTGCGAACGGCCGGGCCCGGACCTCGCAGGAGCTCTCTCGCGCGCTGTCGTATGACAGCGGGTCGATGACGCGCATGCTCGATCGTCTCGAGAAGAAGGGGCTGATCGTGCGTAACCGGAGCGCCGCGGACCGGCGTGTCGTGTGTCTCGCGCTGACTGAGCAGGGGATTGCCGCCTCGCGCCAGCTGCCCCGGTTGGGCGCCGCGGCGCTGAACGAGCAGTTGCGCGGTTTTTCGGCCGATGAGCTGGGAACGATGATCGGACTGCTCGCGCGTTTCATCGCCAACGGTCCGGAGGGTTCGATCGCGTCGTGTCTCGGTGATCGGGCGGATGCCGCAGATGAGCCGCAAGCGGGGAGCGCCAAGCAGAACCCGGCGTAGAGGCGAGGCCCGCGCAGCGCTCGCGGCCGGCAGCAGCGCTTAGGCAATTCGCTCGATATACGGGCTGCGAGCGCCGAAGTATCGTCTGAACTATAGGTGGCTGCCAGGCACTTAGCTGTCTGGGCAGATAATGCGGTGGCATGAAAATTGAGCCTCTTCGGCTCGCGAAATAAGTGCAAGGACAAGGTTTCCATTGCACGCACGGAGGTAATTCGAATGACCAGCACCGCAGCTTCCGACGTCCCGGCGCCCGACGCATCGTCGGGCGCCGAGGGCGGCTTGGCGCCCTTGCAAGGCGGCACGCTTGCGCTTCTGACGGTCGGGCTCGCGCTCGGCACCTTCATGGAAGTGCTCGATACGTCGATCGCGAACGTCGCGGTGCCGACGATCTCGGGCAGCCTCGGCGTCGCGTCGAGCCAGGGCACGTGGGTGATTTCGTCGTATTCGGTCGCGTCGGCCATCGCTGTGCCGCTGACCGGCTGGCTCGCGCGCCGCGTGGGGGAAGTGCGGCTTTTCACGCTTTCCGTGCTGCTCTTCACGATCGCGTCGGCGCTCTGCGGCTTCGCGCAGAACTTCGAGTCGCTGATCGCATTCCGGCTGTTGCAGGGGCTCGTCTCGGGCCCGATGGTGCCGCTTTCGCAGACGATCCTGATGCGCAGCTACCCGCCCGCCAAACGCGGTCTGGCGCTCGGGCTCTGGGCGATGACGGTGATCGTCGCGCCGATCTTCGGGCCGGTCATGGGCGGCTGGATCACCGACAACTACACCTGGCCGTGGATCTTCTACATCAATGTGCCGATCGGCGTGTTCTCCGCCGTCTGCGCGTACTTCCTGCTGCGCGGCCGCGAGACGAAGACCACCCGACAGCGCATCGACGCGATCGGTCTCGCGCTTCTCGTGATCGGCGTGTCGTGTCTGCAGATGATGCTCGATCTCGGCAAGGACCGCGACTGGTTCAACTCGAACTTCATCCTGGCGCTCGCGATCATCGCGGCCGTGTCGCTCGCGTTCATGCTCGCGTGGGAGGCGACCGAGAAAGAGCCGGTCGTCGACTTGTCGCTGTTCAAGGACCGCAACTTCGCGCTCGGCGCGATGATCATCTCGTTCGGCTTCATGGCGTTCTTCGGCTCGGTCGTGATCTTTCCGTTGTGGCTGCAGACGGTGATGGGCTACACGGCCGGGCTCGCCGGCCTGGCGACCGCGCCCGTCGGGCTGCTCGCGCTCGTGCTGTCGCCGATGATCGGGCGCAATATGCACCGGCTCGATTTGCGGATGGTGGCGAGCTTCGCGTTCGTCGTGTTCGCGGTCGTGTCGTACTGGAACTCGACGTTCACGCTCGATGTGCCGTTCAATCACGTGATCCTGCCGCGGCTCGTGCAGGGCATCGGCGTCGCGTGCTTCTTCGTGCCGATGACGACGATCACGCTCTCCAGCATCTCCGACGAGCGGCTCGCAAGCGCGTCGGGCTTGTCGAATTTTCTGCGGACGTTGTCGGGCGCGATCGGCACCGCGGTCAGCACGACGTATTGGGAAAACGACGCGATCTATCACCACGCGGTGCTGGCCGAATCGGTGAGCCAGTATTCACAGAACACCAACGACTTCAGCGGCGCCCTTTCGAATCTCGGGTTTGCCGGCGGCAGTCTCACGGCTCAGCTCAACCAGATCGTCACGACCCAGGGCTACATGATGGCGACCAACGATTTCTTCCGGATTTCGTGCGTCGGCTTCGTTGCGCTCGCGTTGCTGGTCTGGGTCACGAAGCCGCGCAAGGGCGCCGGTCCGGCGATGGGGCACTGAGCCGGTCGGACAAATCCGTGCGCAGCAGCGGTGGCCGCGATGGCGGCGGGGCGAAGCTGCCGGGCCCGCCCGGCTCGCTCGCCGGTGCGGCGGCCGGCGCGCCCGATCCCGCTCTCACGTAGCGCTTGAAGTCCGCGCCCGCCTGCCACGGATTCGGATCGCAGCCGAACATGCTGTCGCAATGCGCGGCAAAGCCGATCGTCGCCGTGCCGTCGTGATTCGGCGTCAGCGTGATTTCGTAGGCGAGCGAGCGGCTGCCGCCGGCCGGCCCCACCGTCTGGATCAGCGAATCAGTGGACGTTTGCAGTGCGTAGCTCGCGTGATTCGCGACCCACGTCCGCGCCCGCTGCCACCAGGCGGCGCATTCCGTCGGCGTTTGGCAAGTAAGCGGTTCGGTGGCGGTCTGCATCGTGTCCGGGCTGACCTGACCGGTCGATGAACAGCCGGAGAGCAGCGCCAGCAGCGCGATCAAAAGCACTCGTTTCATCGGGACTCTCCCCCTTTTGTCCGGCGAATCGCGGACAAATCGAGTGAGCGCGGCGCGATATTTGCGCCGCGCTTCTTGCGATGACACAAGGTTGGACCGTCAACGGCTAAGCGCGTTTCGCGCGCGTCGTTCGTGAGGGCTGCTGAATCCGTGCCTCAAACGCTGAAGCGGTTCAGCGTATAGGCGCGATAGGCGGCGACGAACGCGTCGAACGAACCGACTTCGCTGCGCTCCATCTGGGCTTGCTCGTCGAGTGAGCGTGCGGCAAGCGCGGCAGCTTCGCGCGCGGCTTCCTCCGGGAGCGGGTGCGCTCGGAAGTACGCCGCGTGCGTTTCGCTTTGGGCGCGGCCGAACGCGAGGAAGCTTTGCTGCTTGTCGCGCATCGTTTGCAGCACGCGGGCCGACGGCGTTTTCGATGCGTCGGCGAGCTTGTCGCGCTGCTGCGCGACGGCACGCGCGTGCGCATCGTCGCCGCGCAGCGCATCGAGCGCCTGGGCGGCGAGATCGATCTTCGATAGCAGCTCGGCCGCCCAATCCTGCATCGCCACGGTTTGTCCGTCGCGCGTCAGTTCGAGACCCGGCTTGCGGCCCTCGAGCGTGATGCGGCCGAAATTCGCATTCGCTTCGGCATAGGCGTCGGGCGGCAGGAGCGGGCTGTCGTCGAGTGCGCAGACGAGCAGGTAGGCGTCGAGAAAGCGCGCGGTATCGATCGCGATGCCGGTCGGCTCGAACGGGTCGATGTCGAGGCAGCGCACTTCGACGTACTGCACGCCGCGCGCCGCCAGCGCATGCAGCGGCCGCTCGCCCGGATACGTCACGCGCTTGGGCCGGATCGTCGAGTAGAACTCGTTTTCGATTTGCAGCACGTTCGTGTTGATCTGCACCCATTCGCCATCGCGGTGCGTGCCGATCGCTTCGTAGGGTGGATACGGCTGGCTCACCGCTTTCGCGAGCGCGTCGAGGTAGCCCGGCAGCGTGTTGTAGTCGGCTTGCAGCGCGGCCTGTGCGGTCGTGTTCGAGTAGCCGAGATCGCTCATGCGCAGGCTCGTCGCGTAGGGGCGGTAGAGCGTGTCGGCGTCGAACGCATCGAGCTTGTGCGGCTTGCCGCGCAGGAAGTGGCGATCGAGCGCGGGCGACGCGCCGAACAGATACATCAAGAGCCAGTTCGTGCGGCGGAAGTTGCGGATCAGCGCCAGATATCGTTCGGACTGGAAATCAACGGCGCTTGCCGTCGAGTGCTGGTCCGTGTGGAGCAGACGCCACACGTCGTCGGCGAGCGAATAGTTGTAGTGGATGCCTGCGATGCATTGCATCGTGCGGCCGTAGCGCAGCGCCAGGCCTTTCCGGTAGACGGTCTTGAGCCGGCCGATGTTCGATGTGCCGTACTGGGCGATCGGGATGTCGTCGTCCTCCGGCAGCTGGCCCGGCATCGACAGATTCCAGAGCAACTCGTCGCCGAGCTGGCTGTAGACGAGGCGATGCAGCTCGTCGAGCCGCTCGAGCGTCGTCGCGGGGTCGCGCTCGGCCGGCGTGATCAGCTCGATCAGCGCTTCCGAGTAGTCCGTTGTCAGCGACGGATGCGTGAGCGCCGAGCCGAGCGCGCGCGGATGCGGCGTCATCGCGAGCGCGCCGTCGCGCGTCACGCGCAGGCTCTCCTTCTCGATGCCGCGCAGGCCCTGCGCCAGCACGTCGCGCGCCGCGCCGGAAGTCAGCACGGACAACCGGTGGGACAGTGCAGCGCAATGGTGAGGTGGTTTGGTATTGGACATCGATGCGAACCGGACGGAGACGGGCACCCTGCGCTAAAGCGGGCGCTCGGCCGAAATTTTTGGGTAGCGGGCACTTTAACATTTACCCGACAGGCTCGCTTGAACCCAATGCCAGCAAGGGTTTTCGGGGAATTCAGCGCTTTTCGAGCGGGCTTCTGGCGTCGCTCACGCACGTGCCGGTCAGCCGCCGCGTGCGCCGTTCGCACGGTCCGTCACCTCGTTCCAGAAGTGCATCGCCGCATACGCGCGCCACGGACGCCAGGCCTCGGTGCGTGCGCGCTGAGCGGCGGGCCGCGTGAGCGCGGCGTCGCGCGCGATGATCGATTGCATCAGGACGAGGTCGGCGTGTGGCCAGGCGTCGGCGTCGCGCCACGCGCGCATCGCGACGTACTCGACGGTCCACGGGCCGATGCCAGGCAGCGCCAGCAAGGCCGCGCGCAACGCGGCGGGATCGGCGGGCGCTGCGCTCGCGGCGTCGAGCGGTACCGCGCCCGATGCGACCGCTTGCGCGAATCCCTGCAGCGCGGCCACGCGCTTGCCCGGCATGCCGATCTTTTCCAGATCGGCGCTCGCGAGCGCGGCGGGCGTCGGAAAGCGCCACGCGGTGCCTTCGTGCGGATGGTCGTCGATGCGCTGGCCGGCGCGCGTGACGAGCCGGCCGATGATCGTCGTCGCGGCCTTCACGCTCACCTGCTGACCGACGATGGCCCGCACCACCAGCTCGAAACCCGACCACGCGCCGGGCACGCGCAGGCCGGGCACGGCCTCGACGAGCGGCTTGAGCCACGGATCGCGCGCGAGGTGTCCGCTGATTTCGGCCGGGTTCGCACCGAGATCGAACATTTTCGCGAGATGCGGCGCGAGCGTATTGGCATGCTGGCTCGCGGCGCCCTCGATCGTCGCGACGAGACAATGCTTGCGCGCGTGGCGCCGCACCGTCAGCGTGCCGGCGGCGCCCTGCCATTCGATCGCGCGGCGATAGGCGCCGTCTTCGACCGCTTCGACGCCGGGGCTCGCGCGTCCCGCGAAAAAGCGCAGGACGCGCGGCCAGTCATACGGCGCTTTGAACGGCAGCTCGAGCGTGGCGGATGCCGCGGCGTTCGCAGTGGCGTGTCGGGCGGCGGTGCTCAAGCTGCGTCATCCAGGTCTTCGCTCGCCACGGCCTCGCGCGCGTGCTGCGCTTCGGCTTCGAGCAGTGCCGCCTTGCGCGGCAGCCCCCAGCGATAGCCGGCGAGCGCGCCGCCCTTTTGGATGACGCGATGGCACGGTATCGCGAGCGCGACCGGGTTCGACGCGCACGCGCTTGCCACGGCCCGCACTGCGTTCGGCGAGCCGAGCGCCTCGGCGATCTGCGTGTAGCTGCGCGTCTGTCCGTACGGAATGCGCTGCAGCGCGTCCCACACCCGCTGCCGGAACGCCGTCGACGCGATATCGAGCGGCAAATCGAACGATTGCCGCGTGCCCTGTAGATACGCGTCGATCTGCGTGATGAAAGGCGCGATGCGAGCGGCGTCCTCGATCAGCTCCGCGTTGGCGAGCGTGCTGTGCAGCTCGTCGCTCAGTGCGTCCGCATCGTCGCCAAACGCGATCTTGCAGATCCCCTTGGCCGTAGCGGCGACCAGCACGAAGCCGAGCGTCGTCGGCGCGCTCGCGTAGTACACGCGCAAGCCCGCACCCTTGCGCCGGTAACTCGACGGCGCCATGCCAAGTTCAGTCGCGGCGGTGTCGTAGAGCCGCGACGCCGAGTTGTAGCCCGCGTCGACGGCGGCGCGCGTCACGCCGTCGCCTCGCTGCAAAGCGTCGCGCAACGCCGCGCCGCGCCGTGCCGCCTGGTACTGCCGAGGCGACACGCCCACCACGCGCTTGAAGAGCCGCTGGAGATGGAACGGACTCACGTGAACCGCATCGCTCAACTGCGCGAGCGTGAGGCGCTGCTGGGGATCGGCGTCGAGCGCGGCGCACGCCCGATTTACGATCGCGAGCTCGCGCGGGAGGCCGCCGGGCTGGCAGCGCTTGCAGTCGCGATAACCGGCGGCGCGCGCCTCGTCCACGGTAGCGAAGAAATCGACGTTTTCGCGCCGCGGCTGGCGCGACGCGCACGACGGCCGGCAGAACACGCCGGTCGTTTTCACGGCGTAGAAGAATTCGCCGTCGGCTTGCGCGTCGTGCTCGGCGACAGCGCTCCAGCGTTCGGCATCGGTCGAATAAGCGGTTTTCATCTCGTCCCTCTCGTCCTCGAATCACAGGTAGACGATGTGACTGTAGGCTTCATCTCAAAACACTACGCCCCAGTTCTTGCTCTGTCATTCGACGCACTTGTTTGGCGCACGTTGTGACGGCTTCGTGACGAGATGGCGGGGTGCTAAATCGCGACAGTTTGCCAATTTAACAACTTTTAACGCAAATTTTATTGCGTCGCACCATCCGGTTGTGTATAGTGGTTCCTGTCTCCTCCATGTCTCCTCCTGATATGGATTAAGCCCGTTCCTAGTGAGCGGGCTTTTTTTCGCCTGTACGGTCTGTCTTCTTGCGTGATTCGCCGCTCGCGTCCTCGACGTGCATCGGAACGTTACACGCCGGCGGTAAACTTCAAGTGCCTTTCCCGAAGGAGACACCTCACATGAAGTTCACTATTCGCGAGATCGATCACGTCGTGATTCGCGTCGCCGATCTCGAAGCGATGACCCACTTCTACTGCAGCGTGCTTGGCTGCAAGGTCGAAAAAGAACAGCGCGACATCGGGCTGATTCAGCTTCGCGCCGGCCGCTCGCTGATCGATCTGCTCGCAACCGGCGGGCCGATCGATCGTGCCGACAGCGGCGTGCCCGGTGCGGGCCGCAACATGGATCACTTTTGCCTGCGCGTCGATCCGTTCGATGGCAACGCATTGCGCGCCCATCTTTCCGCCCAAGGCGTCGAGGTGGGTGAACTCGGCCGCCGCTATGGCGCCGACGGCTACGGCCCGTCGCTATATTTGTTCGATCCGGAGCACAACATGGTCGAGCTGAAAGGGCCGCCGGAGGCGGCGCACGTCGTCTAGTTGCCGCGCTTTCCCGCGCATCACGCCTGCGCCGGCGCCTTCAACACGGTCCATTCGATCGCCACCGGATCGGCGTCGGCGCTGCCGAGCCACGCCGCGTGGTCCTGCACCGTCATCTGGAGGCGCATCGTGCGTGCCGCAAGCCGGCCGAGCGCTTCGGCGATGCCTTCGCCGAGCGACCACACGGTGACGTTCGACAACCGCTCGACCTTGCCGCGCACGCCCTGCCACCAGATATCCGACGTCTTGCCGCCGTAGGCGATCACGACGACTTCATTGGAGCGGCCGCTCGCCTTCGAAATGCGCCGCTCGTCGGGCTGGCCGACTTCGATCCACGTTTCGATCGCGCCGGTCAGATCCTTTTGCCAGAGGTCGGGCTCGTCGGTGTCCGACAGCCCCTTGCAGAACTCGAGCCGCTCGTGCGCGAAAAGCGCGAACGCGGTGACGCGCACCATCATCCGCTCGTCGGTCTCCGACGGATGGCGCGCAATCGTCAGCGCGTGATCGCCGTAGTAATGCCGATCCATATCGGCAATTTGCAGTTCTGCTTTGTAGATCGTCGATTTGAGAGCCATGCAGCACCAGATACGACTCGCTCGCGTGCGAGTCAGGAGAATGGAGGCCGGGCGTGGAACGAACCACGCCGCGTGCCGGTGCGGCGCGTTGCGCCAGCGCTTAGGGTTGGCGCGTGATGATACCGAATGAACGCATTCGGCGCGGGAAATTGAACGGAACGGTGGCATGGCGTCGGCATGTGGCAGCGGCGTGTGCCATCAGCGCGACTCGAATTCGGGAATGAGGCCGACCAGCTGAAAAACCGGCTGGAAAAACAGAAAACGGCTTGGCGCATGCCAAGCCGTCCATTTCGAAACGCGTACAAGCACCGCCGGCATCAGGCCGCCGGCAACTCGAGCAAACCGCGATCGCGCCGCGCGAGGCGGCATCGGATCACTGCTTGATGAAGCGGTCGCTCGTCCAGAGACCTTGCGTGTCGCCGTTGCCGGCATTCACGAATTCGACATCGTGGCCAACCACGCGCACGACGCGGAAATCGGAGTGCTCGGGTGTCGACAGACACTCATAGCCCGAGAAATACTGCTGCATTTGCTGCTGCTCGCCGGCTTGACCATGCTGGTAGGCGGAATCGAGTTTGTCTTTCGACAAGCACCCGTAGGAATTCGGCCTGAACTGGAAGGTCTGTGTCGGCTTGATGACCGTGTCTTGTGCTTGCGCCACCGAGGCGGCGGCAAGCAAACCAACGAGTGAGAAGAAAATCCCTGCGCGCTTCATCATGGTCTGCCTCCATGCGGGTTTACTCAGGTTAGCTATGTATTTAACGGCAATAGAAAACCCGCGTCTTTTAATCTAGATCAAACATGAAAAACAACAAGCACATCTTGTGTGCACTCGCAATAGTGGCGAATTGTCGCACCCTGTGCGCAGGACTAGCCTGGGTCTCCGAGCCCTGAAATCTTGCATATCAGCTTCACATCGAATTCAAGCAGTCCGCCTGGATGGCCCACCAGATAAGGCTTTTCGAGTCGCTAGGGAAAATACCCATCAACAATTAAGCTGCTTAATAATTCGAAAAGCGATTTTGCCGCGCCGCACATAAAGTCACTTCCCGCTGTCTTCGTGCGACCCGAAATATGGGGCTGGATACAGAATAAAAAGAATGCCTGCTCGCGCAAGGGTTTTCGCTATGTGCTCGTTATAGCGACTATCGAGCACGTAACATGCCGCCGCGAGGATGATTGATGCAGACGAATATCAGCGAGCGATAGAGCGATACTTCAGCGGCCCGGCGATCGGCAACGAGACGATAGCCCGCGCGCGAAAAATCGCGTTGCATCGTCCGGCGCTTCGTGGATAAATCCCGCTATTCCTCGGAGACTCTCAATGACACTCGCTCATTGGCTGCCGTTTGCGATTGCATCGGCGATCCTGGTTGCCATTCCCGGTCCTACGGTGCTGCTCGTCGTTTCCTATGCGCTCGGCCACGGCCGCCGCTATGCGTTCGCGACCACAGCGGGCGTGGCGCTCGGCGACCTGACGGCGATGACCGCGTCGATGCTGGGCCTCGGCGTGATTCTCGCGGCGTCAGCGGCCTGGTTCACCGCGCTCAAGTGGGTCGGCGCCGTCTATCTGATCTACCTGGGTATCAAGCTCTGGCGCGCGCCGGTCGGCGACCCCGGCGCGGCGGACATCTCCGAGACGCGCACGCGCCGCATCTTCGCGCATGCCTACGCAGTGACGACGCTGAATCCCAAGAGCATCATTTTCTTCGTCGCCTTCGTGCCGCAGTTCATCGACACGCACGTCGCCGTCTGGCCCCAGATCGTGATTTTTGAGGCGACCTTCATCGTGCTCGCGACGCTCAACGCGTTCGGCTATGCGTTGCTCGCGTCGAGCGCGCGGCGCGCGATCCGCAGCACCAACGTGCAACGCGCGGTGAACCGCGGCGGCGGGACGTTGCTGATTTGCGCGGCGGTGTTTGCCGCGGCGTGGAAAAAGGCCGCGGCGTAGTCGACGGCGAGGCGCGTCGCGATCGTCGCGTAGCCGCGGCCTTGCGCGCTCGACGCGATGATGATCTGGAATTCGCCGCGCCGGTGAATGTAGTCCAGTTCGATCAGCTCGACGAGCCCGACCGTTTCGCCGGCGGCGTCGATCACGACAAAGCGCCGCTCGCGCTGGTCGTGCACGTGCTGGTCGTAAAGCTGCGACAGCTCCGAGAAGGTTTCATAGGGTTCCTCGAACCAGTAACGCATGATTTTCGCGTCGTTGAGATGCTGGGCGCGCGGCTGAGGGCGGCGCGCCGAGCCAGGCGCCGCGCGGGGAGTGCAGGCGAGCTCGTGGCGGATTGCCGCAGGCCCGCCGCATGTGCGTATTCGAGGCATAAACGGAAGTGAGGTCGAGCCCACTCACCCATACCGGAATCGCAAACTATCGGCGGCGGAGCGAGCCTAAAATGGGATGACGTTTTTGTAGTACAGCGATGCGGAGGCCATCGTGATCGAGCACCTGATACTTGGCGCATTTCTTGTCCTGCCCTTATTGATCGTCGCGTTCCTGTTTTCGGACGAGCTGTGGCAGGAACACCGACAGCAAGCGCAAAGCGAGGATGCGCGGCGAATCGACTGGCGTCATCCGTTACGCAGTCTGTTGCACCGGCACTGAGGTCAGGCTGCATTGACCGCAGTCGCTTGCAGTCGTCGGTTCGAAGCGGCGAACCTACGCTGCCGCTTCCTATCAATCGATAGACTGCTCGTTGCTTAGTGTGATTGAAGCCGCTCGGATATTTCCCGAGCGGTGCGGCGCGTGGCGTCGATGAATTGCGCTTCGCGCCCGATGGCGCGCGTCGACGGCGCCATCAGCGTGATCGTCGCGGCGCTCGGACTTGCACGCGTCGAGCGATGGAAGACGGGTGCGCTCACACCCCACACGCCCGGGTCCACTTCGCCGTTGCTCACGACGTAGCCGTCGGAGCGGATGCGCTCGAGTTGCGTGTCCGCCTCGGCGCGGCCAGCGGCGTCGCCGGCGTAGACGTCATCGAGAATGTCGCTGCGGCGGCGCTCGCCCATGAACGCGAGCAGCGACTTCGCCGACGCGCCCGCTTTCAGCGGCACCGCTCTGCCTTTCTCGAACGAACAGCGCAGCGATTGCGAGCTCTCGACCATGTCGAGACACACCGCCTGATCCTTGACTGCCACCACGAGGCCGACGCTTTCCTGCGAAATCCGCGCGAGCTTTTGCATGGCTTCGCGGCTCGCTTCGACGAGGTGCGAGCCGAGATCGAAGCTCAGCGCGAGTTGGAGGCTGACGGGGCCGGGCGCATAGCGGCCGGCGTCTTCGGAGACGAAGCCCCAGCGCTTGAGCATCGCGATCTGCCGGTAGAGCGTGCTCTGCGCGAGGCCGGTGTGCGCCACCAGCTCCTTCACGGTCATCGGGCGCCCGTGATGCGCGAGCGATGCGAGCACGTGAAGAATCCGCTCGGCGCCTGTGTTCGATTTGTCCTGCATGGGCTGGCGTCCCTCGACTTTCGATGAAGCCAAGCATGCCCCACTATTCCCGCCCATACAAAGTCAAATTCCCGTGGCGCGAGAATCGATGCACAAGGTTTACCCAGCGTGGCGGATATGGGCGGATCGATGGCGGAGGAAGCGGGTCGACACGACGAAACCACAAAGCCGTGCACGCGAAAACAGCGTAGAGATCGACAGCGGGTTTTCATGTAGACAAATGTTCGACGCAAAGTCTCTCGTCGCACATTCGCTTTAACGGCACCCGCGCACGATGTCTCCATGCGCGAACCAGGTCTCGGTCAGCGCATGTGGGAGGACCGATTAGCCCGCCGCGAGCGGGCTTCTTTTTAGCGTTTCAGCCCATGCCATGCTGTCGTTGAAAAACGTGCCGATGCTAAAGCGTGACAGCAAAGATTGGCGCTCGTTAACCCTATCAGGATGCGCCCGGACGCAGTATTCTCATGCGCATAGCATGACGTAACGAGGGAGCAACCATGGACGAGACAGTGGTCGGCATGGCGATAGGAATCTCGGTCTTGGTATTGGCGGTCATCTTTATTGCAGGGCACTACCGTCGCGAGCGGCTGCGCAGCCGTATCGTCGACAGCCTGCACGGGCATCGGCTGTATGACTTCACTCGGTCGCGACGCTGATCACCGGCCTTCGCCGATTTCCTCGACGCGCTTTCGTTACGCCGCGTCGGCTCCATCCCGCGCTATGGCAGTCGATGCGTGACGGCGCGAGCCGCTATTTGCCCAGCTCGTAACCCACCACACCGCCGACGACCGCGCCGCCGACCGTGCCTGCTGTGCTGTGGTGCGTGAGTTCATTGCCGGCGACCCCGCCCACCGCGGCCCCGCCGAGCGTGCAGCCGCCGAACAACACCAGCATGGCGATTGCGCCGGCTATTCCGAATTGCTTGAGTCGTTGCATGACTGTCCCCTTTTTGCTTAGCCCTTGCCGATACGAGGGAAGAAGCAAAGGTCGTACCGCTTGAGCATGTGGCTCTAGAAGCGTTACGGGCGGGGCACTCAGCGGGCGCTATGGCGCGCTGCGCACTTCAAGGCAACACACTGGTCTGCAATATTCACTCGCCGCCTGCGCTAATTTCTAGGGTCTGTCGTTTTTCCACTTGGATAGCTCCTATGCTGGATGGGCCAGCGTTAAGGCGTCTTGTCGCGAACCAATGCGCAGCCGAAAAGGAGACACGTCATGCGTATGATTTTTAACATCAGGATTCCGAATCAACCATTTAACACGCTCGTCCTCGAAGGGACCGCGGGCGATGTGATCAGAAGAATCATCGAGGAATGCCAGCCCGAGGCAATCTATTTCACCGAGCAGGACGGCGCCCGAGGCGCCATTGCCGTCTTTGAGATTCCGACCGCGAGCGACATTCCGCGCCTCGCCGAACCCTGGTTTCTCAAGCTCGACGCGACGTGCCAGGTTCAGATCGCGATGACGCTCGACGATCTTCAGAAAGCGGGTCTCGATAAGCTCGGGGCCAAATGGAAGAGCTAACGCGAAACGCTCGTCATCCGGCCCGCTTCAAAGCGCCAGCGAGAATGGCGCTCGCTGTATAGCGCGAGGCAAAACGAAAAATGGCTTTTGCTCCAACGAGTTGGATGAAAGCTCCCGAGGTTATCCACAGTTCTGTGCACGGATTTTGTGGATAAGCGGGTTGAGACGTGTTGAGTAGATCGGTCTCGGGTTTCAAATCTGAAACGATCGACAACGGTGTGAGATGTGGCGC comes from Trinickia violacea and encodes:
- a CDS encoding DHA2 family efflux MFS transporter permease subunit, which codes for MTSTAASDVPAPDASSGAEGGLAPLQGGTLALLTVGLALGTFMEVLDTSIANVAVPTISGSLGVASSQGTWVISSYSVASAIAVPLTGWLARRVGEVRLFTLSVLLFTIASALCGFAQNFESLIAFRLLQGLVSGPMVPLSQTILMRSYPPAKRGLALGLWAMTVIVAPIFGPVMGGWITDNYTWPWIFYINVPIGVFSAVCAYFLLRGRETKTTRQRIDAIGLALLVIGVSCLQMMLDLGKDRDWFNSNFILALAIIAAVSLAFMLAWEATEKEPVVDLSLFKDRNFALGAMIISFGFMAFFGSVVIFPLWLQTVMGYTAGLAGLATAPVGLLALVLSPMIGRNMHRLDLRMVASFAFVVFAVVSYWNSTFTLDVPFNHVILPRLVQGIGVACFFVPMTTITLSSISDERLASASGLSNFLRTLSGAIGTAVSTTYWENDAIYHHAVLAESVSQYSQNTNDFSGALSNLGFAGGSLTAQLNQIVTTQGYMMATNDFFRISCVGFVALALLVWVTKPRKGAGPAMGH
- the ada gene encoding bifunctional DNA-binding transcriptional regulator/O6-methylguanine-DNA methyltransferase Ada yields the protein MKTAYSTDAERWSAVAEHDAQADGEFFYAVKTTGVFCRPSCASRQPRRENVDFFATVDEARAAGYRDCKRCQPGGLPRELAIVNRACAALDADPQQRLTLAQLSDAVHVSPFHLQRLFKRVVGVSPRQYQAARRGAALRDALQRGDGVTRAAVDAGYNSASRLYDTAATELGMAPSSYRRKGAGLRVYYASAPTTLGFVLVAATAKGICKIAFGDDADALSDELHSTLANAELIEDAARIAPFITQIDAYLQGTRQSFDLPLDIASTAFRQRVWDALQRIPYGQTRSYTQIAEALGSPNAVRAVASACASNPVALAIPCHRVIQKGGALAGYRWGLPRKAALLEAEAQHAREAVASEDLDDAA
- a CDS encoding DNA-3-methyladenine glycosylase family protein, which translates into the protein MSTAARHATANAAASATLELPFKAPYDWPRVLRFFAGRASPGVEAVEDGAYRRAIEWQGAAGTLTVRRHARKHCLVATIEGAASQHANTLAPHLAKMFDLGANPAEISGHLARDPWLKPLVEAVPGLRVPGAWSGFELVVRAIVGQQVSVKAATTIIGRLVTRAGQRIDDHPHEGTAWRFPTPAALASADLEKIGMPGKRVAALQGFAQAVASGAVPLDAASAAPADPAALRAALLALPGIGPWTVEYVAMRAWRDADAWPHADLVLMQSIIARDAALTRPAAQRARTEAWRPWRAYAAMHFWNEVTDRANGARGG
- the gshA gene encoding glutamate--cysteine ligase, producing MSNTKPPHHCAALSHRLSVLTSGAARDVLAQGLRGIEKESLRVTRDGALAMTPHPRALGSALTHPSLTTDYSEALIELITPAERDPATTLERLDELHRLVYSQLGDELLWNLSMPGQLPEDDDIPIAQYGTSNIGRLKTVYRKGLALRYGRTMQCIAGIHYNYSLADDVWRLLHTDQHSTASAVDFQSERYLALIRNFRRTNWLLMYLFGASPALDRHFLRGKPHKLDAFDADTLYRPYATSLRMSDLGYSNTTAQAALQADYNTLPGYLDALAKAVSQPYPPYEAIGTHRDGEWVQINTNVLQIENEFYSTIRPKRVTYPGERPLHALAARGVQYVEVRCLDIDPFEPTGIAIDTARFLDAYLLVCALDDSPLLPPDAYAEANANFGRITLEGRKPGLELTRDGQTVAMQDWAAELLSKIDLAAQALDALRGDDAHARAVAQQRDKLADASKTPSARVLQTMRDKQQSFLAFGRAQSETHAAYFRAHPLPEEAAREAAALAARSLDEQAQMERSEVGSFDAFVAAYRAYTLNRFSV
- a CDS encoding MarR family winged helix-turn-helix transcriptional regulator, translating into MSDDLYDPDEIQLESSLGYYLTKARNVLMDRMDRALEPLDLTSQQVGVVLLLANGRARTSQELSRALSYDSGSMTRMLDRLEKKGLIVRNRSAADRRVVCLALTEQGIAASRQLPRLGAAALNEQLRGFSADELGTMIGLLARFIANGPEGSIASCLGDRADAADEPQAGSAKQNPA
- a CDS encoding VOC family protein, translated to MKFTIREIDHVVIRVADLEAMTHFYCSVLGCKVEKEQRDIGLIQLRAGRSLIDLLATGGPIDRADSGVPGAGRNMDHFCLRVDPFDGNALRAHLSAQGVEVGELGRRYGADGYGPSLYLFDPEHNMVELKGPPEAAHVV